CATCTCCGTGGGCCTGCCCCCAGGCACCGAGGTGTCGCTGACCACCGACGTGGCGCGACCCGAGCCGCGAACCGAGGCGCTCGATCAGCTACTGACGTTGGCGCGAAGCCATCGGGCGGAGCTGTCGCTGATCGAAAATAGCCAGCTCGAACTCGACGCGGAACTGACCCGGCTGTCCCGGGAGACGCTTCCGAACCCCACGGTGTTCGTCGATCTCCAGAGGGACTTGCCCGGTCAGCTCTTCATGGGCGGAGGATTGCAGATGCCCTTGCCCGTGTTTCGGCGAAACCAGGGCGACAAGGCCTTGGTCCGCGCAGCCAAAGTGAGCCTCGCCGTCGAGCGGGACGTCACCGAGCGCCTGATTGGCCACGAAGTCGAGCGAGCCTTTCGTGCCGTGGGTCTCTTGAGACGCCAGCTCGAGGTCATCCAGACGAGCGTGTTGCCGGCGGCGCAGGCCTCGGTAGACCTGCTGCGGGAAGGGTGGCGAGCGGGCAAGTTCGATTTCTTCCGGGTCATCCAGGCCTCGCGCGAGGTCTGGGTGGCGCGTCGTACGTATTTTGAAACTCTCGGCGAGCTGTGGCTGGCCGTCATCGAACTGGATCGAGCGTTAGGACAAGTATGAGGCAACACGCGGTGCAACCACGGTCTTCTGAGCGGTCTCGAAACGGACGGGTGGCCCTTCCCTTCCTCGGCGAAGGCGGCGCCCCGGGCAGGCGGACACGGGCGTGGCCCGTCAGTCTCCTGTCGCTGGCCCTCCTTGCGCCAACGGGCGGCTGTAACGAGGAGAACAAGCCAGGTGCCGCCCCCCCGGTGGCGGTAGCGACCACGCCTGCGCCTGCTGAGGGTGAAGCCCTCGGTCAAGCGTTGGCGCTCACGGAAAAGGCGCTCAACAAGAACCCCATCTCCACCGCCGAGGCGCGCATTGCCCGGCTCTCCCCTGACGTGGACGTCGTGGGCTCGGTGGCTGCCAGCGAAGACCACTTGGCCATCATTGGTCCCTTGGTCGACGGCCGCATCGCCGCTCTCAACGCGGGCATCGGGGACGTCGTCAAAAAGGGGCAGATCCTCGGGTGGATCGAGAGTGCCCAGGTGGGCGAGGCCCAGGCGCAGTACCTGACCGCCCAGGCGCAGCTGCATGCGGCCGAAGCGAACCTCAAGCGCGAGACAGATCTGGTCGAGCGTCGCATTTCGTCGGCACGCGAGCACGAAGGCGCGGTGGCGAAGGCCGTGACGGATCGTGCCTACCTCAAGGCCGCCACAGAGTTGCTTCAGGCCATCGGTTTTTCGGACCAGGACATCCAGTCCCTCGATCGCAAGGGCTACATGGGAGGACGGGTGCCCATGCGGGCTTCGATCGGGGGCACCGTGGTCAAGCGCTACGTCACGTTGGGACAGGCCGTCGAGCGGGCGACCGACGCGTTTCGGATCGCCGACATGAGCCGGCTGTGGGTTCTGCTCGACATTTACGAAAAAGACCTGGCCAAGGTGCGTATGGGCCAGGACGTCGAGCTCAGGACCGAGGCCTATCCCGGAGAGGTCTTCAAGGCGACCCTCACCCAGGTCGAAAACCTCATCGATCAGCACACACGAACGGCGCGCGTCCGCATCGAGCTCGACAACCCCAACGGCAAGCTGCGCATTGGGCAGCTGGTCACGGCGAGGATCGTGGGAAACCCCAAGCTCGTCGCCCAGGAGGTCCTGGCCGTCCCGCGAACAGCGGTGCAGAGGGTCGATGGCAAGCCGCTCGTGTTCGTGAAAGCCGAGGATGGCCAATTCCGTCGCCGCGTCGTGGACCTCGGAGGCTCGGGCGGCGAGCTCATCGAGGTGCGGGCCGGGCTCAAGCCCGGGGATGTCGTGGCCACGGACGGCGCCTTCCTGCTCAAGAGCGAACTTCTGCGCTGAGGACGGTTCATGCTCGAATGGATCGTCACTCAATCCGTACGCCGTCGCGGCGTGATCATCGTGCTTTGGCTTGCGATGCTGGCATTCGGCATCTCGAGCATGAAGAACCTCTCCGTCGATGCCGTGCCCGACGTCACCAACGTCCAGGTGTCGGTGATGACCAGCGCCCCGGGCCTCGCGCCGCTCGAGGTCGAGCGGTACCTCACTTACCCCATCGAGATGTCGATGAACGGGTTGCCGGGCCTGGCCGAGATACGCTCGGTCAGCCGCACCGCCGTTTCAGCCGTGACCAGCGTCTTCAAGGACGGAACGGACCCCTGGTTCGCGCGTCAGCTCGTCATGGAGCGGCTGAAGCTGGCGGAGACCCAGATTCCGGAAGGCTACGGCAACCCCGAGCTGGGTCCGGTCTCGACCGGCCTTGGTGAGATCTACGAATTCTACCTCACGTCCGAGCGTCATTCCCCCATGGAGCTGCGGACGCTGCTCGACTGGGTCGTTGCCTACAAGCTTCGCTCGGTCCCTGGCGTCATCGAAGTGAACGGAATGGGCGGTGAGGCCAAGCAATACCAGGTCATCGTCGATCCCAAGCGGCTTGCCGGATACAAACTCTCACTCGGCCACATCCACGACGTGCTCGAAAAGAACAATGCGTCGATTGGAGCGGGGTACATCGAGAAGAACAGCGAGTCGTTCGTCATCCGCGGTGACGCCCTGTTCAAGAACATGGAGGACATCGAGAACACCGTCGTGGCCTCCGACGCTGACGGCACTCCGGTGCTGCTCAGGAACGTTGCAAGCGTGCGCCTCGGGCCTGCACTTCGGTTCGGAACGGTCACCAAGCTGGGCCGGGGCGAGATCGTCGCGGGCACCGTGATGATGTTGACGGGCGCCAACTCTCGCAAGGTGGTGCACGCCGTGAGGGAGAAGCTCGACGAAATTCAAAAGGAGCTCCCCGACGGCGTTCGCATCGAGAACTACTACGACCGTGCCGAATTCATCGACCGCATGCTCAGCACCGTGGCCATCAACTTGGCCGAAGGCGCGGCCTTGGTCGTCCTGGTTCTCCTGCTGACGCTTGGGACGCTTCGGGGGGCCCTTCTGGCTGCACTTGCGATCCCCATGTCGATGAGCGTCGCCGTGATCGGCATGATCCAGCTCGACGTCACCGGCAACCTGATGTCTCTCGGCGCCATCGATTTTGGCCTTCTGGTGGACGGCTGCATCGTGTTGCTGGAAACCGTACTCGTGCAGATCGCACTGAGGAAGCCGCACAACCGGGAGGATCTGGCGTTCGTCATCGCCGGGGCCGCGAGGCGCGTGGCTCGTCCCGTCACCTTCGCTTTGGCGATCATCGCGCTCGTTTACTTGCCGCTCATGGCCCTCGAAGGCGTGGAAGGCAAGATGTTCAAGCCGATGGCGGTCACGGTGGCGCTGGCGCTCTTCGGCGCCTT
The DNA window shown above is from Myxococcales bacterium and carries:
- a CDS encoding efflux RND transporter periplasmic adaptor subunit; this encodes MALPFLGEGGAPGRRTRAWPVSLLSLALLAPTGGCNEENKPGAAPPVAVATTPAPAEGEALGQALALTEKALNKNPISTAEARIARLSPDVDVVGSVAASEDHLAIIGPLVDGRIAALNAGIGDVVKKGQILGWIESAQVGEAQAQYLTAQAQLHAAEANLKRETDLVERRISSAREHEGAVAKAVTDRAYLKAATELLQAIGFSDQDIQSLDRKGYMGGRVPMRASIGGTVVKRYVTLGQAVERATDAFRIADMSRLWVLLDIYEKDLAKVRMGQDVELRTEAYPGEVFKATLTQVENLIDQHTRTARVRIELDNPNGKLRIGQLVTARIVGNPKLVAQEVLAVPRTAVQRVDGKPLVFVKAEDGQFRRRVVDLGGSGGELIEVRAGLKPGDVVATDGAFLLKSELLR